The following proteins are encoded in a genomic region of Polynucleobacter paludilacus:
- a CDS encoding carbon-nitrogen hydrolase family protein — protein MNSSEIQIAAIQMVSTPVPQENLETAARLIKAAADAGAQVAVLPEYFCLMGLKDTDKIQAQEKAGVGPIQEALSSLAKEHAIYLFAGTIPLQASENNKVLNTSLVFSPTGEQIGRYDKIHLFGFETSTERYAEAETIEAGSQPGVIDLNIDGGHWRFGLSICYDLRFPELYRSIGPVDCHIIPAAFTYTTGKDHWEILLRARAIENQCYVLASAQGGQHLNQRRTWGDSMLIDPWGTVLAHLPEGEGFISGILSKDRLNEVRSKLPALKHRKLE, from the coding sequence ATGAATTCATCCGAAATCCAGATTGCTGCCATTCAGATGGTATCGACGCCAGTGCCTCAAGAAAATCTAGAGACGGCAGCTCGACTCATTAAAGCAGCAGCAGACGCAGGTGCTCAGGTAGCAGTATTACCGGAATATTTCTGCCTCATGGGTTTGAAAGATACCGACAAGATCCAAGCACAAGAAAAAGCGGGTGTTGGTCCGATTCAGGAAGCGCTCAGCTCCTTGGCAAAAGAGCATGCTATTTACCTATTTGCCGGCACAATTCCACTGCAGGCGAGTGAGAACAATAAAGTTCTGAATACCTCCCTCGTTTTTAGTCCTACTGGAGAGCAAATTGGGCGCTATGACAAAATTCATTTATTTGGATTCGAGACCTCAACCGAAAGATATGCCGAAGCAGAAACTATCGAGGCCGGAAGCCAGCCAGGCGTAATTGATTTAAATATTGACGGCGGACATTGGCGGTTTGGTCTCAGCATTTGCTACGACTTACGCTTTCCGGAGCTGTATCGCTCCATTGGCCCAGTCGACTGTCACATTATTCCAGCCGCCTTCACCTATACCACCGGAAAAGATCATTGGGAAATCTTATTGAGGGCGCGTGCAATTGAAAACCAATGCTATGTACTTGCTTCAGCCCAAGGCGGTCAGCATCTCAATCAACGACGTACTTGGGGCGATAGTATGCTGATTGATCCCTGGGGTACGGTTCTTGCCCATCTACCCGAGGGGGAAGGCTTTATTTCTGGGATACTGAGCAAAGATAGGTTAAACGAGGTACGCTCTAAGTTACCGGCCTTGAAACATCGCAAGCTTGAATGA
- the tldD gene encoding metalloprotease TldD — protein MNTPEALFPSSWTQAKKQPELLKLAKTILLEPTGLTEQDLHRTFGNMFTHRLDDADLYFQHTRNESWSLEEGIVKSGSFSIDQGVGVRAIYGDKTAFAYSDEMNLEALNKAAKATRVIGPQGGKQALGSKIFIPTSNELYSDLNPLDSLQPKEKIALLESIEHRAKARDPRIIQVMASLAGEFDVILVVRSDGLLAADIRPLVRISVHVIAEQNGRRESGSSGGGARHDYSYFNSELVNQYVDEAVDSALVNLDSRPAPAGQMTVVMGPGWPGVLLHEAVGHGLEGDFNRKGSSAFAGRIGERVAAKGVTVVDDGTLSGRRGSLNIDDEGTPTQCTTLIEDGVLKGYIQDSLNARLMNMPLTGNGRRESFASLPMPRMTNTYMLAGKDDPEEIVSSIKRGLYAVNFGGGQVDITSGKFVFSISEAYWVENGKIQYPVKGATIIGNGPESLKQVSMIGNDLKLDGGIGVCGKEGQSVPVGVGQPTLRIDGMTVGGTA, from the coding sequence ATGAACACACCCGAAGCATTATTTCCTAGCAGTTGGACCCAGGCCAAGAAACAACCTGAACTACTAAAGCTCGCAAAAACGATTTTGCTTGAACCTACCGGTTTAACTGAGCAAGATCTTCATCGCACCTTCGGCAATATGTTTACACATCGCCTTGATGATGCTGATCTTTACTTTCAGCACACTCGCAACGAAAGCTGGAGTCTTGAAGAAGGAATTGTGAAATCAGGAAGTTTCAGTATTGACCAGGGTGTGGGTGTGCGGGCAATTTATGGTGATAAAACAGCCTTCGCCTATTCCGATGAAATGAATCTAGAGGCCCTGAATAAGGCTGCTAAAGCAACTCGAGTCATAGGCCCACAAGGCGGAAAACAAGCACTTGGCAGCAAAATTTTCATTCCCACTTCTAATGAGCTCTACTCCGATCTCAATCCCTTAGACTCATTGCAGCCTAAAGAAAAAATTGCACTGCTCGAAAGCATTGAGCATCGAGCAAAAGCGCGTGATCCTCGCATCATTCAAGTAATGGCGAGTCTCGCTGGTGAATTCGATGTGATCTTGGTGGTGCGTTCAGATGGTTTGCTAGCTGCTGATATCAGGCCACTGGTTCGGATTTCGGTTCATGTCATTGCAGAACAGAATGGTCGACGTGAATCTGGCTCCTCTGGTGGCGGGGCGCGTCATGACTATTCTTACTTCAATAGCGAGCTGGTAAATCAATATGTCGATGAAGCCGTCGATAGTGCTTTAGTGAATTTAGATTCCAGGCCAGCACCAGCAGGTCAAATGACGGTTGTGATGGGCCCAGGATGGCCTGGCGTTTTATTACATGAGGCTGTTGGACATGGCCTTGAAGGAGACTTTAATCGTAAAGGATCCTCTGCTTTTGCAGGGCGCATCGGTGAGCGGGTTGCTGCCAAGGGCGTCACTGTTGTTGATGATGGCACTCTCTCAGGCCGCAGAGGCTCCCTCAATATTGATGACGAAGGTACTCCGACACAATGCACCACACTCATTGAAGACGGGGTTCTCAAAGGTTACATTCAGGATAGCTTGAATGCCCGCCTCATGAATATGCCCTTAACGGGCAATGGTCGACGTGAGAGTTTTGCATCCTTGCCAATGCCCCGCATGACCAATACTTATATGCTTGCTGGGAAAGATGATCCGGAAGAAATCGTGTCCAGCATCAAACGGGGTCTGTATGCTGTCAATTTTGGTGGTGGTCAGGTCGATATTACAAGCGGTAAATTTGTCTTCTCGATCTCAGAAGCCTATTGGGTCGAAAACGGCAAAATCCAATACCCCGTCAAAGGTGCCACCATTATTGGCAACGGGCCGGAATCCCTAAAGCAGGTTTCCATGATCGGAAATGACCTAAAACTGGATGGCGGTATCGGGGTTTGTGGCAAGGAAGGCCAGAGCGTTCCGGTAGGGGTTGGCCAACCCACTTTACGCATTGACGGCATGACTGTCGGTGGTACGGCTTAA
- a CDS encoding 3-deoxy-7-phosphoheptulonate synthase encodes MSQQNTNPANWYAAVDKTSDTDDQRIHNITVLPPPEHLIRFFPISGTSTEALISKTRVKIRNIIHGKDDRLLVIIGPCSIHDPRAALEYCQRLLAERERFAGELEIVMRVYFEKPRTTVGWKGLINDPYLDESYRIEEGLRIARQVLMEINRLGMPAGSEFLDVISPQYIADLISWGAIGARTTESQVHRELASGLSAPIGFKNGTDGNIKIATDAIQAASRPHHFLSVHKNGQVSIVETKGNKDCHVILRGGKEPNYEAQYVQAACAELEAAKLPASLMVDLSHANSSKKHERQIIVAENIAEQIESGSNQIFGVMIESHIKDGAQKFTPGKDDPNQLEYGKSITDACINWEDSVNVLERLALAVKNRRKLKK; translated from the coding sequence ATGAGCCAACAAAACACCAACCCCGCTAATTGGTATGCCGCCGTTGACAAAACGTCGGATACCGACGACCAACGCATTCATAACATTACGGTTCTGCCTCCGCCAGAACACTTGATTCGTTTCTTTCCGATTTCGGGCACATCAACTGAGGCACTAATCAGCAAAACTCGTGTCAAAATTCGGAACATCATTCACGGTAAGGACGATCGCCTCTTAGTCATCATCGGCCCCTGCTCGATTCATGATCCTAGAGCTGCTTTGGAGTATTGCCAGCGTCTTTTAGCTGAACGTGAGCGTTTTGCGGGCGAACTTGAAATCGTCATGCGTGTCTATTTCGAAAAGCCCCGCACTACAGTTGGTTGGAAAGGCTTGATCAACGATCCCTACCTCGATGAGAGCTATCGCATTGAGGAAGGTTTGCGTATTGCGCGTCAAGTGTTGATGGAAATTAATCGTCTTGGTATGCCCGCTGGTAGCGAATTCCTGGATGTGATTTCGCCACAATATATTGCTGATTTAATTTCTTGGGGTGCAATCGGCGCACGCACCACCGAGAGCCAAGTTCATCGCGAACTCGCTTCTGGTTTATCTGCTCCAATTGGATTTAAGAATGGTACAGATGGCAATATTAAAATTGCTACTGATGCAATCCAAGCAGCAAGTCGTCCACACCACTTCTTATCAGTCCATAAAAATGGTCAAGTCTCTATCGTTGAGACCAAAGGCAATAAGGATTGTCACGTGATTTTACGTGGTGGTAAAGAACCAAACTACGAAGCCCAATATGTTCAAGCTGCCTGCGCTGAGCTCGAAGCAGCAAAGCTTCCAGCCAGTTTGATGGTTGACCTATCCCATGCAAATTCAAGCAAAAAGCATGAGCGTCAGATTATTGTTGCTGAAAATATTGCTGAGCAAATTGAATCTGGTTCAAATCAAATTTTTGGCGTGATGATCGAAAGTCACATTAAAGATGGTGCACAGAAATTTACACCAGGCAAAGATGATCCAAATCAACTCGAGTATGGCAAGAGCATTACGGATGCCTGTATTAACTGGGAAGACTCAGTAAATGTTTTAGAAAGATTGGCGCTTGCAGTAAAAAATCGTCGCAAGCTAAAGAAATAA
- a CDS encoding cob(I)yrinic acid a,c-diamide adenosyltransferase produces MGNRLSKIATRTGDAGMTGLGDGSRVEKDHLRICAMGDVDELNSEIGVLLATPLPSSVSQALQDLLLQVQHDLFDLGGELCIPNYTLLKDEQVSRLDEWLAQYNATLEPLSEFILPGGTMAAAQAHICRTVCRRAERSVVRLGWDVEINDAPRQYLNRLSDLLFVLARVLNRAAGGQDVLWKHEKKETK; encoded by the coding sequence ATGGGTAACCGACTTTCAAAAATTGCGACCAGAACGGGTGATGCCGGGATGACTGGTTTGGGCGACGGCAGCCGGGTCGAAAAAGACCATTTGCGGATCTGCGCCATGGGTGATGTCGACGAGCTGAACTCCGAAATCGGGGTTTTGTTAGCAACCCCATTACCAAGTAGTGTCTCTCAAGCCCTTCAGGATCTATTGCTGCAAGTGCAACATGACTTGTTCGACTTGGGCGGCGAGCTTTGTATTCCAAATTACACCCTGCTCAAAGATGAGCAAGTGAGCCGTTTGGATGAATGGCTTGCTCAATACAACGCCACTCTAGAGCCCCTGTCAGAATTCATTCTTCCTGGCGGCACTATGGCAGCTGCACAAGCACATATTTGCCGAACAGTATGTCGTCGTGCTGAACGGTCAGTGGTTCGTTTAGGGTGGGATGTTGAAATCAATGATGCCCCACGCCAGTATCTCAATCGACTATCCGATCTTTTATTTGTTCTAGCTCGCGTTTTAAATCGAGCTGCTGGTGGACAAGATGTATTGTGGAAGCACGAAAAAAAAGAGACTAAATAA
- a CDS encoding FAD-linked oxidase C-terminal domain-containing protein, whose protein sequence is MVAPPPDLAIISALQTKLVAALRPILPEDGLLWEPEDTIPYECDGLAAYRRMPLAVALPETEAQVAQILKICHAMNIPVVPRGSGTGLSGGAMPISQGLVLSLAKLKKIVSIDPFTRTAVVQPGVRNLAISEAVAHLGLYYAPDPSSQIACSIGGNVNENSGGVHCLKYGLTLHNVLRVRAVLMNGEIVEFGGLAPDAPGLDLMSVMIGSEGMLAVVTEVTVKLVPKPKLARVIMASFDDIEKGGNAVAAIIAAGIIPAGLEMMDKATTRAVEEFVHAGYDLDAEAILLCESDGTPEEVAEEIERMTEVLKKAGASGIQISRDEAERLKFWSGRKNAFPAAGRLAADYYCMDGTIPRRHIATLLKRIQGMEKKYGLGCLNVFHAGDGNMHPLILFNGADQDEWHRAEDFGSEILEACVELGGTITGEHGVGIEKINTMCIQFGEGERESFWGVKNAFDPDKLLNPDKAIPTLNRCAEYGRMRVSKGILPHPELERF, encoded by the coding sequence ATGGTCGCCCCACCCCCTGATCTCGCAATCATTAGCGCTTTACAGACTAAGCTGGTTGCCGCCCTACGACCAATCCTGCCTGAAGATGGCCTCCTTTGGGAGCCTGAAGACACGATTCCCTATGAATGTGATGGCTTAGCAGCCTATCGTAGGATGCCTCTAGCCGTTGCATTGCCAGAGACTGAGGCTCAAGTTGCTCAAATTCTGAAGATTTGTCATGCCATGAATATCCCTGTTGTTCCAAGGGGGTCTGGCACCGGCCTTTCAGGTGGAGCAATGCCAATTTCCCAAGGCTTAGTCCTCTCTTTAGCAAAACTCAAAAAGATTGTCAGTATTGACCCTTTTACTCGCACCGCCGTTGTTCAGCCAGGCGTTCGTAATCTAGCAATCTCTGAAGCGGTTGCACATTTAGGCTTGTATTACGCGCCCGATCCTTCATCCCAAATTGCCTGCTCGATTGGCGGCAATGTGAATGAGAACTCTGGAGGGGTGCACTGCCTGAAGTACGGCCTAACCCTTCACAATGTTCTACGTGTTCGTGCCGTACTCATGAATGGCGAAATCGTTGAGTTTGGTGGACTAGCCCCAGATGCACCAGGATTAGATTTAATGTCGGTGATGATCGGTAGCGAGGGCATGCTCGCAGTGGTAACTGAAGTTACCGTAAAGCTCGTACCTAAGCCCAAACTCGCAAGAGTCATCATGGCTAGCTTTGACGATATTGAAAAAGGTGGCAATGCCGTTGCAGCCATTATTGCCGCAGGGATTATTCCTGCCGGTTTAGAGATGATGGACAAAGCAACTACACGTGCCGTAGAAGAATTTGTTCATGCAGGCTATGACCTCGATGCGGAAGCGATTCTGCTCTGCGAATCCGACGGCACTCCAGAAGAAGTTGCTGAAGAAATTGAGCGCATGACCGAAGTTCTGAAAAAAGCTGGGGCCAGTGGCATTCAGATCTCACGTGATGAAGCTGAACGTTTGAAGTTTTGGAGCGGGAGAAAAAATGCTTTCCCTGCAGCTGGACGCCTCGCAGCTGACTACTACTGTATGGATGGCACCATTCCTCGCCGCCACATCGCTACTCTCTTGAAACGCATTCAGGGGATGGAAAAGAAATATGGCCTTGGTTGCTTAAATGTATTTCATGCGGGCGACGGCAATATGCATCCGCTTATTTTATTTAATGGCGCCGATCAAGACGAATGGCATCGCGCTGAAGACTTTGGTTCTGAAATTTTAGAAGCCTGTGTTGAATTGGGTGGCACGATTACAGGCGAGCATGGCGTTGGTATCGAGAAGATCAATACGATGTGCATTCAGTTTGGTGAAGGTGAACGCGAATCGTTTTGGGGCGTAAAAAATGCCTTTGATCCAGATAAATTACTCAATCCAGATAAAGCGATTCCCACACTCAATCGTTGTGCAGAATACGGTCGTATGCGGGTTAGCAAAGGAATCCTCCCTCACCCAGAGTTGGAGCGCTTTTAA
- the glcE gene encoding glycolate oxidase subunit GlcE has product MSPADSQQHIESFRKQILEAAQSKTPLSIEGGGTKAWYGNPNSFSKLSTKAYSGILDYQPEELVITACAGTLLKEIERVLSEKNQMLAFEPPHFGEGATLGGVIAAGLAGPARISVGNLRDFVLGARIMDGKGQDLSFGGKVMKNVAGYDVSRLMPGSLGTLALILEASVKVLPKPAASTSIRCQMTQAAALQSLNESAGQPLPLSASCWIGKNQADSFGELTIRLAGAEAAVYAAKISLCSSLNAKELDTKEAEAFWSNLREQQLPDFTSLAADETLYRLALPAACGSLELNNMSDDIILEWHGQERWLKGLSDDATFNALKKIASAHGGHAMRFRQGSNVNPANQRFTQLSEQSHSLALEPIQTRLRASFDPSGVFATHRLP; this is encoded by the coding sequence ATGAGTCCTGCAGATTCCCAGCAGCATATTGAGTCTTTTCGTAAACAGATTCTCGAGGCAGCACAATCTAAAACGCCTTTGTCCATTGAGGGTGGCGGCACCAAAGCATGGTACGGCAACCCCAATTCATTTTCTAAGCTCAGCACCAAAGCTTATAGCGGCATCCTCGACTATCAACCTGAAGAGCTAGTAATCACGGCTTGTGCCGGTACTCTACTAAAAGAAATTGAAAGAGTCCTGTCTGAGAAAAATCAAATGCTTGCCTTCGAGCCCCCACATTTCGGTGAAGGCGCTACGCTTGGAGGTGTCATCGCGGCAGGCTTAGCTGGTCCAGCTCGTATCAGCGTAGGTAATTTACGTGACTTTGTTTTAGGCGCTCGCATCATGGATGGCAAGGGTCAAGATTTATCTTTTGGCGGTAAAGTGATGAAAAACGTAGCAGGCTATGATGTATCTCGTCTCATGCCGGGATCCTTAGGTACTCTTGCACTCATCCTAGAAGCATCAGTCAAAGTCTTACCAAAGCCCGCTGCTAGTACGAGCATTCGCTGTCAAATGACGCAAGCTGCTGCTTTACAAAGCTTGAATGAATCTGCCGGTCAACCTCTACCCCTATCTGCAAGTTGCTGGATTGGTAAAAACCAAGCCGATAGCTTTGGTGAGCTCACTATTCGATTGGCAGGAGCAGAAGCAGCGGTTTATGCCGCAAAAATATCCCTGTGTTCCAGTCTCAACGCGAAAGAGCTGGATACAAAAGAGGCGGAAGCTTTTTGGAGCAATCTTCGAGAACAGCAGTTGCCAGACTTTACAAGCCTGGCAGCGGATGAAACGCTCTATCGCCTCGCCTTGCCTGCAGCCTGTGGTTCGCTTGAACTCAACAATATGTCTGATGACATTATTTTGGAGTGGCATGGTCAAGAGCGTTGGCTAAAAGGTCTGAGTGATGACGCCACTTTTAACGCTCTAAAAAAAATTGCGAGTGCTCATGGTGGACATGCAATGCGTTTTCGTCAGGGCTCGAATGTGAATCCTGCAAATCAACGCTTTACTCAGCTCAGTGAACAAAGTCATTCGCTAGCGCTTGAGCCAATTCAGACTAGGCTCAGAGCTAGCTTTGACCCTTCCGGTGTTTTTGCCACCCATCGTCTTCCATAA
- the glcF gene encoding glycolate oxidase subunit GlcF, protein MQTELAPQFQNTAEGLEAARILGKCVHCGFCTATCPTYQLLGDELDGPRGRIYLIKQMAEGQAPTEKTRLHLDRCLTCRNCESTCPSGVQYGKLIDIGRQWAEENTPPRPLKDRLTRWTLKEGLTSPVLMKTAMKLGRLVRPILPPSMKRKIPLLKNKALHPNTNPHHRPQTEHARKMLLLEGCVQPDMLPNVNSATARVLHALNIQLISAPKATCCGALRYHLNDQVGGLGDAKQNIDAWWPLIESGVEAIVMTASGCGVMVKDYGHLLADDPIYAAKAKRVSELTKDISEILPSLQNELLELIGSDQKPGVVYHPPCTLQHGQQIRGQVEKLLTSLGVGVRLCADSHLCCGSAGTYSITQPELSEQLRKQKLMHLQTACDESDAELIVSGNIGCIAHLQQDQTPVIHWIELVDQLLTQQAEKK, encoded by the coding sequence ATGCAAACTGAACTCGCTCCCCAATTTCAAAATACCGCTGAAGGTTTAGAAGCCGCCCGAATTTTAGGTAAATGTGTTCATTGTGGATTCTGTACAGCTACCTGCCCTACATATCAACTTCTGGGCGATGAGCTGGATGGACCGCGTGGACGCATCTATCTCATCAAACAAATGGCTGAAGGTCAAGCACCTACTGAGAAGACCCGGCTGCATCTTGATCGCTGCCTAACCTGCCGCAACTGTGAAAGCACCTGTCCTAGCGGTGTTCAATACGGCAAACTCATCGATATTGGGCGTCAATGGGCTGAAGAAAATACCCCTCCACGCCCACTGAAAGATCGTCTCACCCGTTGGACTCTCAAGGAGGGATTAACTAGTCCCGTCCTGATGAAGACAGCAATGAAATTGGGTCGTCTAGTACGCCCCATTCTGCCGCCTAGTATGAAGCGAAAAATTCCGCTCCTCAAGAATAAAGCGCTTCACCCTAATACCAACCCTCACCATCGACCCCAAACAGAGCATGCTCGGAAAATGCTCTTGTTGGAAGGTTGCGTTCAACCCGATATGCTGCCGAATGTGAATTCTGCTACCGCTCGGGTATTGCACGCGCTGAATATTCAACTGATTAGCGCGCCTAAGGCGACCTGCTGTGGCGCTCTGCGTTATCACCTCAATGATCAAGTCGGTGGTTTAGGTGATGCCAAACAAAATATTGATGCCTGGTGGCCTTTAATTGAGTCTGGGGTCGAGGCAATTGTGATGACCGCCTCTGGTTGTGGTGTGATGGTCAAAGATTATGGGCACCTCTTAGCTGATGATCCAATATATGCAGCCAAAGCAAAAAGGGTTTCAGAGCTAACGAAAGACATCTCCGAAATCTTGCCTTCACTCCAAAATGAATTACTGGAATTGATTGGTAGCGACCAGAAACCAGGTGTGGTTTATCACCCACCCTGCACCTTGCAACATGGCCAACAAATCCGTGGTCAAGTTGAGAAATTACTGACCAGTTTAGGTGTGGGAGTACGATTGTGTGCGGATAGCCATTTATGCTGTGGCTCAGCTGGTACCTATTCAATTACACAGCCTGAACTTTCAGAGCAATTACGTAAACAAAAATTAATGCACTTGCAAACTGCATGCGATGAATCGGATGCTGAGTTGATCGTGTCAGGAAATATTGGCTGCATTGCCCATCTACAACAGGATCAAACTCCCGTTATTCATTGGATAGAATTGGTCGATCAACTCCTTACTCAACAAGCAGAGAAAAAATGA
- a CDS encoding YggS family pyridoxal phosphate-dependent enzyme yields the protein MTLIAPHLEQVRRRVQDAALAAQRNPSSITLMAVSKTFPIQDIAQAIAAGQTVFGENYVQEGIEKIQMLAAFRPKLEWHFIGPLQSNKTKDVAAHFDWVHSIDRLKIAERLSIQRGELAIPKKLQLCVQVNVSNEDSKSGIPLKEAETLCSAIAQLPHVSLRGLMAIPAPTSDLIIQGQAFEAVEDCFKQIQIKYSKEVGFQEFNTLSMGMSDDMESAIAHGSTIVRVGTAIFGKRDKISA from the coding sequence ATGACGCTGATTGCACCCCATCTTGAACAGGTTCGTCGACGGGTTCAAGATGCAGCCTTAGCAGCCCAGCGCAATCCCAGCAGCATTACTCTGATGGCGGTAAGTAAAACTTTTCCCATCCAAGATATTGCGCAAGCCATTGCAGCAGGTCAAACGGTATTTGGAGAAAACTATGTGCAGGAAGGGATCGAGAAAATCCAAATGCTCGCAGCTTTCCGCCCCAAACTCGAGTGGCATTTTATTGGGCCACTCCAAAGCAATAAAACGAAAGATGTAGCGGCTCATTTTGATTGGGTGCATAGTATTGACCGCCTCAAGATTGCTGAGAGACTCTCTATTCAACGCGGGGAGCTTGCTATTCCCAAGAAGCTGCAGCTTTGTGTGCAGGTCAATGTCAGCAATGAAGACTCCAAAAGCGGCATCCCTTTAAAGGAAGCAGAAACACTCTGTAGCGCCATTGCCCAATTACCTCACGTTTCCCTAAGAGGTTTAATGGCTATTCCTGCGCCGACCTCAGATCTCATCATTCAGGGACAAGCTTTTGAGGCGGTAGAGGATTGCTTCAAGCAAATTCAGATCAAATACTCAAAAGAAGTAGGATTTCAAGAATTTAATACCTTATCAATGGGAATGTCGGATGATATGGAGTCTGCAATAGCCCATGGGAGTACGATTGTCCGAGTGGGTACCGCGATATTTGGTAAGCGAGATAAGATAAGCGCATGA
- the proC gene encoding pyrroline-5-carboxylate reductase codes for MTNKDQFTNDIHITFIGGGNMGRAMIGGLLHDGLRSTQVSVVEAKADTAVALINDFSIKLITSIDQIALDAAKNNVIVMAVKPQDFKVVSRALSTQLQNSPVKPLILSIAAGIRTADMNHWLAQSRCVRAMPNTPALIGKGITGLFSETGVSQADRELAEGICKAVGQTVWVDEEPLLDAVTALSGSGPAYVFAFLEALQAGGEKLGLDSATARKLAYATLEGASQLANHSVESASALRERVTSKGGTTAAALEVLKDLDWQAILGKALAAAQERSKTMGDELGQG; via the coding sequence ATGACAAACAAAGATCAATTTACGAACGATATTCATATCACCTTCATTGGTGGTGGCAATATGGGCCGCGCCATGATTGGCGGCCTTCTTCATGACGGCCTTCGCTCAACTCAGGTATCGGTGGTTGAAGCAAAAGCTGACACGGCAGTAGCTCTCATTAACGACTTTTCAATTAAGCTGATCACTTCGATAGATCAAATCGCTTTAGATGCTGCCAAAAATAATGTCATCGTCATGGCAGTCAAGCCCCAAGACTTTAAAGTGGTTTCTCGTGCTCTCAGCACTCAACTTCAAAACTCTCCAGTAAAACCTTTAATCCTCAGTATTGCTGCAGGAATACGCACCGCTGACATGAACCACTGGCTTGCTCAGTCCCGTTGTGTTCGAGCAATGCCCAATACTCCTGCCCTCATTGGAAAAGGCATCACTGGTCTATTTTCTGAGACTGGCGTTAGTCAGGCTGACCGTGAATTAGCAGAAGGCATTTGCAAGGCGGTTGGGCAAACAGTTTGGGTAGATGAAGAGCCACTTTTGGATGCCGTGACTGCCTTATCTGGCAGCGGCCCCGCTTACGTATTTGCTTTTCTGGAAGCATTACAAGCTGGCGGCGAAAAACTCGGGCTAGATTCAGCAACTGCGCGCAAGTTGGCTTATGCGACGCTTGAAGGCGCATCTCAACTCGCCAATCATTCTGTAGAGAGTGCCAGCGCCCTCCGTGAAAGGGTTACATCAAAAGGCGGTACTACTGCTGCCGCCTTAGAGGTACTTAAAGATTTAGACTGGCAAGCCATACTTGGAAAAGCCCTTGCCGCAGCCCAGGAGCGCAGCAAAACCATGGGTGATGAATTAGGTCAGGGATAA
- the ubiA gene encoding 4-hydroxybenzoate octaprenyltransferase, with amino-acid sequence MRERLRAYARLIRLDKPIGTLLLLWPTWWALWLASGGLPDLQILFIFTLGTFLMRSAGCAINDYADQDFDRDVLRTQYRPVTSGQISGKEAVWLAIFLALLAFALIQPLNLLTKVLSIFAVLIAAVYPFTKRFFAIPQAVLGVAFGFGIPMAYAAVLGFVPLEAWILFVGNIFWAIAYDTAYAMVDREDDIRIGINTSAITFGRFDIAAIGICYGLLLVSQMIVAQLAHLSGYFWLGWGAALLCALYHLRLVSTRSRNDCFRAFLHNNWLGGFLFLGIVLGLSLT; translated from the coding sequence ATGCGTGAACGCTTACGGGCCTATGCACGTCTCATTCGATTGGATAAACCCATCGGTACACTGTTGCTGTTGTGGCCGACTTGGTGGGCTTTGTGGCTAGCAAGCGGTGGCTTACCAGATCTACAGATTCTATTTATTTTTACGCTCGGTACTTTCCTGATGCGCAGCGCAGGTTGCGCCATAAACGATTATGCAGATCAAGATTTTGATCGCGATGTTCTCAGAACCCAATATCGTCCCGTCACCAGCGGTCAGATCTCGGGTAAAGAAGCAGTTTGGCTTGCAATATTTTTGGCCTTACTTGCTTTTGCTTTAATTCAGCCACTCAATCTATTGACCAAAGTCTTATCTATTTTTGCAGTACTGATCGCTGCAGTTTATCCATTTACCAAGCGTTTCTTTGCCATTCCTCAAGCAGTGCTGGGTGTAGCGTTTGGTTTTGGTATCCCAATGGCTTATGCCGCTGTATTGGGATTCGTACCACTAGAGGCGTGGATTTTATTTGTCGGCAATATCTTTTGGGCGATTGCTTACGATACTGCTTATGCCATGGTGGATCGTGAAGACGATATTCGCATCGGCATCAACACTTCAGCAATTACATTTGGTCGTTTTGATATAGCTGCGATTGGAATTTGTTATGGTCTGCTGCTAGTGAGTCAAATGATCGTTGCTCAACTTGCTCATCTGAGTGGGTATTTTTGGCTAGGCTGGGGAGCTGCATTGCTGTGCGCTTTGTATCACCTAAGACTAGTATCTACTCGCTCACGTAATGATTGCTTCAGGGCGTTTCTTCACAATAATTGGTTGGGCGGATTCCTGTTCTTAGGAATCGTTTTGGGTTTATCCCTGACCTAA